CAGTAGTTTGCATGCACAATAGAAGTAAGAGGTCTATATATCAAAACGATGTCAGATCGAATAAAATTTTTTCCTATACTAGCGTATCTACACAACACATGTAGTAATCCCCAGTGAATTATCAAATCTTCACTTACTAAAGAATAACTTTGTAATATAAAACGTCATAATGAAAAGCACTAAGATTTTATTAGTCCTAATTGCTTGGTTTAGCCATGTGGACAGTATCGGTATATCAATTAATCTTGAAAATCAAGAAAGTAATGGTTTTATTAGGGTCATGAGCACTTGTGGTGGTACCGTCAAAAGGTATGTGCCCAACTCTGGTGTCATGGTAAATCATGTTCATGATGGAGATCTCTTTGTCTGGAGATCATATCAGAATAATGTAAGATGTAAAAGTGCATTAGTAACATTGGTCGatgaaaatacaaaaatcCTTCACCTAGAGATTGAAGCTGATCGTCCGCTTTCACTGTATTACAGAAAGAAGTTCATGTGGCTTCCGATAAGAGTTCAAGAATACAACCGAATGATACCTGTAGATGATCCTGAAAGATAAAAGCATGACCTAATAAACTTGGTAATGCATAACCTAAATCTATACTAGATAGATGCTATATACTATACAAAATGCATGTACCCTAAAATACATTACAAAAACTAGCATTATTCATCGTGAAGTGCACGAAGGTGTAGAGAATATGCGTTTGAAACTCCAATTGCGGCTAATTGAGCCTTGAATGAATTTGCAAGATTTGTTAACTTCTTTGCAACATCCCCAAGACCCTTTTCCTCCAACAAATGTATAGGTAGGCCATCGTGTGTTTCAGCCTCGTGAATATGTTTATTCTGGAGCTTTGATATTAATCTATCGTCCATTTCAGCTTCAGTATCCAAATGGACGCCAAAAGTATCCACGTATTCTTGAGTATCGCTATTTTCCTCGTTAGAATGGGCTTCCATAAACTCAGGATCTCTTTCAGGGGAATTATCATTTACAGGAGTTTTATAAAAAAGATTGTCAGACATTGGAGTGGCAACTGGTTCGTCACGTGATGTTTGCGATGTAAGACCAAGTACAGAGTCAAATGAGTCTATAGGAACGTGCGTGCAATCATGATATAAAATCTCTGAGTTCGTGAGATCTAGTTCTTCAATATAACTTGCTTCAACATTGCAGCttagagattcttccaCAATTGATAGCCAGTCGTTTTCGTTTGAATTTCTATTTGGATCATTCGTTAAATTTTCAACGTTTGTCGAATACGCAGCATTTATCAACTCCAGCTTCtttttatttatatttgATCCGAACC
This region of Theileria equi strain WA chromosome 1, complete sequence genomic DNA includes:
- a CDS encoding signal peptide-containing protein (encoded by transcript BEWA_025140A); the protein is MKSTKILLVLIAWFSHVDSIGISINLENQESNGFIRVMSTCGGTVKRYVPNSGVMVNHVHDGDLFVWRSYQNNVRCKSALVTLVDENTKILHLEIEADRPLSLYYRKKFMWLPIRVQEYNRMIPVDDPER